From a single Pseudoliparis swirei isolate HS2019 ecotype Mariana Trench chromosome 12, NWPU_hadal_v1, whole genome shotgun sequence genomic region:
- the LOC130202612 gene encoding kinesin-like protein KIF13B isoform X1, which translates to MDDNSLNDSNVKVAVRVRPMNRREKDLKTKCVVEMEGNQTVLNPAITSISKGDPRNQPKVFAFDHCFWSIDESQKDKFAGQDVVFQSLGESLLDNAFMGYNACIFAYGQTGSGKSYTMMGSAEQPGLIPRLCSSLFSRTVKEAREGECFTVEVSFMEIYNEKVRDLLDPKGNRQALRVREHKVLGPYVDGLSRLAVACYKDIESLMSEGNKSRTVAATNMNEESSRSHAVFNIILTHTLMDLRSETSGEKVSKLSLVDLAGSERAGKTGAVGERLKEGSNINKSLSTLGLVISALADQGAGKYKSKFVPYRDSVLTWLLKDSLGGNSRTAMLATISPSADNYDETLSTLRYADRAKSIVNHAVVNEDPNARIIRELREEVEKLKEQLMEAESMKAPELKDRLEESEKLIQEMTVTWEDKLTKTEAIAQERQRQLESLGISLQSSGIRVVDDKCFLVNLNADPALNELLVYYLKEHTLVGSANSQDIQLCGMAIQSEHCVIDIGEDDDGVVLSPHRNARTCVNGAAVSSPVQLHHGDRILWGNNHFFRITLPKHMVHEEGGAAAMKTCLSSDRLEADFDAASDASSDLSFGYEFAQAEVMMKGMGNNDPLQSVLQTLERQHEEEKRCALERQRHMYEQELQQLRRRLTPEKPSRLLEPVAAGAAAAPSSQKRVRRWSEEREAMMTRSLRRLREQIVRANLLAQEAGFIAEELSKRTEYLVTLQIPAANLDANRKRDVVLSEPAIQLRRKSKGKQIWALEKMENRLVDMRELYQEWKDFDEDNPVMRSYFKRADPFFDEQENHSLIGVANVFLACLFHDVKLQYAVPIINQKGEVAGRLHVEVWRGTEGSEDQQRPGPADADGDQQERRLHCVVKILHANGLPRHLSNFVFCQYHFWGEEESVFIAPEMQPASSSSSSRDPQCTVVFDSAKELSVPVSEDFMEYLAEGAVAIEVYGHKLANHRRNLALWDLGVIQAKTRTLRERWSEVTRHLELWVQLMELNEAGEFTAVEVLPAKDVCTGGVFQLRQGQSRRVQVEVRSVPDSGTMPLIAASILSVSIGDVKVRQVSKRSGSHWAGDEDMDSYQEVELERMREHWLLTLTQRQEYLDQHLQKIVCKPDKSEDDVERESQLLECRLTLTEERNAVLVPSAGSGIPGAPVERVPVPGMETHIPVLFLDLSADDFQSSLSAPLAGGLDALLGGEEDEDDFFDLHLVKHYDPEVKAEASWDSTVHECPHLSRVSSADQRVYLTVSAVVQLSHPAHMQLVLRKRVCVNVTGRQGFAQSLLKRMSQRSTIPGCGVTFEIVSNIPGDIHGPEDREMLARLAASTEDDQSAESEAAIEKYLRSVLAVENILTLDRLRQEVAVREQLGVRGKASRRCLSSPNINRLSASSLDLSSSSHRLNDFKGWESHPDLSSRRTLPSSFWQNLNPVPETVKADPKLLPGGRQDGREQTAHHHHHHHPPHQQSVPCIVVQSASVKEGRSKQTIPIDEIIPPDFQTEPLPPPIVPETEDSAPGPASGYASTGLSAAALSDIYTLSWDLPASSGGRTNGFEALLDEEEGEDEDVTQYDSYSEFLRVDQSEPRESQPVFDDETAKERSDSSEADGTPSDPDRGPDPDRPAAVQLMERADLDSGSDLMCQTKHKQDSTISRMVPELLDDTEPVKESVLVQERETEQPECSQTDAPEPEPPLTEELQLAATDEPQVEPSAREVQSGSEPVNPQQPERDQTPFDSAPDVVPVAAPVPLAVPVAVPVVVAALVAVAAPVPVVVAVPVAVPLAVPVVVPVPVVVAVPVAVPVASEVSVPAPTPSEELVLPAPPKEEAAPEASNPSGVSTATSSSTTEVQQETPTSASKEAPPLPPSVQTLKPDASVANPFKIQKVKSADLKSFQRIVGQEAEQEAEPERASSLGSDLNLSVPLETLEIISDSEEGDTVLPDWLKEGEFVTVGSNKSGTVRYVGPADFADGVWVGVELEVPAGKNDGSVAGKHYFHCNPGYGVLVRPHRVSRAGGSGGAKWRRQQQKRRTANLSGSSPNLAALTALAKGGEGGGASSGRQKGEDRKSWNS; encoded by the exons AAACCGGCAAGCgctgagagtgagagagcacaAAGTCTTGGGTCCTTACGTCGACGGCCTGTCCCGCCTGGCCGTGGCCTGCTACAAG GACATCGAGTCGCTGATGTCGGAGGGAAACAAATCTCGCACGGTGGCCGCCACGAATATGAATGAGGAGAGCAGCAGGTCCCACGCGGTGTTCAAcatcatcctcacacacacactcatggacCTGCGGtctgag ACGAGCGGAGAGAAGGTCAGCAAGCTGAGTTTGGTGGATCTGGCCGGCAGCGAGCGGGCGGGGAAGACCGGAGCGGTGGGGGAGCGTCTGAAGGAAGGGAGCAACATAAATAA gtcCCTCAGTACTCTGGGTTTAGTGATCTCTGCCTTGGCCGACCAGGGAGCGGGGAAGTACAAGAGCAAGTTTGTTCCCTACAGAGACTCTGTGCTCACCTGGCTGCTCAAG GACAGCCTGGGGGGGAACAGCCGCACGGCCATGTTGGCCACCATCAGCCCCTCGGCCGACAACTACGACGAGACGCTTTCCACGCTGCGCTACGCCGACCGGGCCAAGAGCATCGTCAACCACGCCGTGGTCAACGAGGACCCCAACGCCAGGATCATCCGAGAGCTccgggaggaggtggagaagctgaAGGAGCAGCTCATGGAGGCCGAG TCCATGAAGGCGCCCGAGCTGAAGGACCGGCTGGAGGAGTCTGAGAAACTGATCCAAGAGATGACCGTGACCTGGGAGGATAAGCTCACCAAGACGGAGGCCATTGCACAG GAGCGGCAGCGGCAGCTGGAGAGCCTGGGCATCTCCCTGCAGTCCTCTGGAATCAGAGTGGTGGATGACAAGTGTTTCCTGGTCAACCTCAACGCTGACCCCGCCCTCAACGAGCTGCTGGTCTACTACCTGAAG GAACACACGCTGGTGGGCTCGGCCAACTCACAGGACATCCAGCTGTGCGGCATGGCCATCCAATCAGAGCACTGCGTCATCGACATTGGCGAGGACGACGACGGCGTGGTGCTCAGTCCTCACCGCAACGCTCG AACCTGTGTGAACGGTGCTGCCGTCTCCAGTCCAGTGCAGCTTCACCACGGCGACCGCATCCTGTGGGGAAACAACCACTTCTTCAG GATCACCCTGCCGAAGCACATGGTCCACGAGGAGGGCGGCGCCGCGGCGATGAAGACGTGCCTGAGCTCCGACCGGCTGGAGGCCGACTTCGACGCGGCCAGCGACGCGTCGAGCGACCTGAGTTTCGGCTACGAGTTCGCTCAGGCAGAAGTCATGATGAAGGGCATGGGCAACAACG aCCCGTTGCAGTCGGTGTTGCAGACCCTGGAGAGGCAGCACGAGGAGGAGAAGCGCTGCGCCCTGGAGCGCCAGAGGCACATGTACGAacaggagctgcagcagctccgCCGGAGGCTCACCCCAGAGAAACCCTCCCGCCTCCTGGAGCCGGTGGCGGCcggtgcggcggcggcgcccaGCTCCCAAAAGCGAGTGCGGCGCTGGAGCGAGGAGAG agAGGCGATGATGACTCGCAGCCTGCGGCGCCTGAGGGAGCAGATCGTTCGGGCCAACCTGCTGGCACAGGAGGCCGGCTTCATCGCCGAGGAGCTGAGCAAGAGGACGGAGTACCTGGTCACCCTGCAGATACCGGCCGCCAACCTGGacgccaacaggaag CGCGATGTGGTGTTGAGTGAGCCGGCCATCCAGCTGCGCCGTAAAAGTAAAGGGAAGCAGATCTGGGCTCTGGAAAAGATGGAGAACCGACTGGTGGACATGAGGGAGCTCTACCAGGAGTGGAAGGACTTTGACGAAGACAACcct gtgATGCGATCCTATTTCAAACGCGCCGACCCGTTCTTCGACGAGCAGGAGAACCACAGTCTGATCGGGGTGGCCAACGTGTTCCTGGCGTGCCTCTTCCACGACGTCAAGCTGCAGTACGCCGTGCCCATCATCAACCAGAAGGGCGAG GTGGCAGGGCGGCTCCACGTGGAGGTGTGGCGGGGGACGGAGGGCTCCGAGGACCAGCAGCGTCCAGGACCGGCCGACGCAGACGGAGACCAGCAGGAGCGCCGACTGCACTGCGTG gtAAAAATCCTCCACGCCAACGGGCTGCCTCGCCACCTGTCCAACTTCGTCTTCTGCCAGTACCACttctggggggaggaggagtccgTCTTCATCGCCCCAGAGATGCAGCCGGCcagctcgtcctcctcctccagagacccTCAGTGCACCGTGGTCTTCGACAGCGccaag GAGCTGTCTGTGCCCGTGTCGGAGGACTTCATGGAATATTTGGCAGAGGGGGCGGTGGCCATCGAAGTGTACGGCCACAAGCTGGCCAACCATCGCAGGAACCTGGCGCTGTGGGACCTGGGCGTGATCCAGGCCAAGACCCGAACCCTCAGAGAAAG GTGGAGCGAGGTGACCCGCCACCTGGAGCTGTGGGTGCAGCTGATGGAGCTGAACGAGGCCGGAGAGTTCACGGCCGTTGAGGTTCTTCCCGCCAAAGACGTTTGCACGGGAGGAGTCTTCCAGCTCCGACAG GGTCAGTCCCGTCGGGTCCAGGTGGAGGTCCGCTCGGTACCAGACTCCGGCACCATGCCCCTCATCGCCGCCTCCATCCTCTCCGTGTCCATCGGGGACGTCAAGGTCCGGCAGGTTTCCAAAAGAAGCGGATCCCATTGG GCTGGCGATGAAGACATGGACAGCTACCAA GAGGTCGAACTGGAGAGGATGAGGGAACACTGGCTGCTCACGCTCACCCAGAGGCAGGAGTATCTGGACCAGCATCTGCAGAAGATAGTTTGCAAACCAG ataagtCCGAGGACGATGTAGAGCGGGAGTCCCAGCTGCTGGAGTGTCGCCTCACGCTAACCGAAGAACGCAACGCTGTCCTGGTGCCGTCGGCGGGCAGCGGGATCCCCGGAGCGCCggtggagag GGTTCCGGTCCCTGGGATGGAAACGCACATTCCGGTCCTGTTCCTGGACCTCAGCG CTGATGATTTCCAGTCCAGCCTGTCGGCGCCGTTGGCCGGCGGGCTGGACGCGCTGCTCGGcggggaggaagacgaggacgacTTCTTTGACCTTCATCTCGTGAAACACTACGATCCAGAG GTGAAGGCGGAGGCCTCCTGGGACTCCACGGTCCACGAGTGCCCCCATCTGAGCCGCGTGTCGTCGGCCGACCAGCGGGTCTACCTGACGGTCAGCGCCGTGGTCCAGCTGAGCCACCCGGCCCACATGCAGCTGGTGCTCCGGAAACGCGTCTGCGTCAACGTCACCGGGAGACAG GGTTTCGCTCAGAGCCTCCTGAAGAGGATGTCTCAGCGCAGCACCATCCCCGGCTGCGGAGTCACCTTCGAGATCGTTTCTAACATCCCGGGG GACATCCACGGCCCAGAGGACAGGGAGATGCTGGCCCGGCTGGCCGCCAGCACCGAGGACGACCAGTCGGCCGAAAGCGAGGCGGCCATCGAGAAATACCTGCGCAGCGTTCTGGCCGTGGAGAACATCCTCACGCTGGACCGACTCCGGCAG gaggtggCTGTGAGGGAACAGCTGGGCGTCAGAGGCAAAGCGTCCAGGCGCTGCCTGAGCTCTCCAAACATCAACCGG CTGTCAGCCAGCAGTCTggatctctcctcctcttctcaccgGCTCAATGACTTCAAG GGCTGGGAGAGCCACCCGGACCTTTCATCTCGACGCACCCTGCCCAGCTCCTTCTGGCAGAACCTGAACCCGGTCCCAGAGACGG TGAAGGCCGACCCCAAGCTGCTTCCCGGTGGGAGGCAAGACGGTCGGGAGCAGAcggctcatcatcatcatcatcatcatcctcctcatcagcAG AGTGTGCCTTGCATCGTCGTGCAGTCGGCCAGCGTCAAAGAGGGCCGGAGCAAACAGACG ATTCCCATTGACGAAATCATTCCTCCCGATTTCCAAACCGAGCCCCTCCCACCGCCGATCGTCCCGGAGACGGAAGACTCCGCCCCCGGCCCGGCGAGCGGCTACGCGTCGACGGGCCTGTCGGCGGCGGCGCTGTCGGACATCTACACGCTGAGCTGGGACCTGCCCGCGTCGTCCGGCGGCAGAACCAACGGCTTTGAGGCGCTGCTggacgaagaggagggagaagatgaAGACGTGACGCAATACGACTCCTACTCCGAGTTTCTTCGCGTGGACCAATCGGAGCCTCGGGAGTCACAGCCGGTCTTTGACGACGAGACGGCCAAAGAGAGGTCCGACTCGTCAGAAGCAGACGGTACGCCGTCGGATCCCGACCGGGGTCCAGATCCTGATCGGCCCGCGGCGGTCCAGTTGATGGAGCGAGCCGATCTGGACTCGGGATCAGATTTAATGTGCCAAACCAAACACAAGCAAGACTCCACCATCAGCCGGATGGTACCAGAACTATTAGACGACACAGAACCAGTTAAAGAGTCCGTGTTGGTACAAGAGAGAGAAACCGAGCAGCCGGAATGTTCACAAACGGATgccccagaaccagaacccccTCTGACGGAAGAACTCCAGCTAGCTGCCACGGACGAGCCACAAGTTGAACCGTCTGCGCGAGAAGTTCAAAGCGGGTCTGAACCAGTCAACCCACAGCAGCCCGAACGGGACCAAACGCCCTTCGACAGCGCTCCAGATGTGGTCCCGGTAGCGGCCCCGGTCCCATTAGCGGTCCCGGTAGCGGTCCCGGTAGTGGTAGCGGCCCTGGTAGCGGTAGCGGCCCCGGTCCCAGTAGTGGTAGCGGTCCCGGTAGCGGTCCCATTAGCGGTCCCGGTAGTGGTCCCGGTCCCAGTAGTGGTAGCGGTCCCGGTAGCGGTCCCGGTAGCGTCCGAAGTCTCGGTTCCAGCGCCAACCCCATCGGAAGAGCTGGTTCTTCCAGCTCCGCCTAAAGAGGAAGCCGCTCCCGAGGCCTCAAACCCGAGTGGCGTCTCCACGGCGACGTCATCCTCAACCACAGAAGTCCAACAGGAAACACCGACCAGCGCATCGAaggaagctcctcctcttcctcccagtgtTCAGACCCTCAAACCGGACGCCTCCGTGGCAAACCCCTTCAAGATCCAGAAAGTGAAGTCTGCGGACCTCAAGTCCTTCCAGCGTATTGTGGGccaggaggcggagcaggaggcggagccggaGCGGGCCAGCAGCCTCGGGTCCGACCTGAACCTCTCGGTGCCGCTGGAAACCCTGGAAATCATCTCCGACTCGGAGGAAGGAGACACGGTTCTCCCCGACTGGCTGAAAGAAGGAGAGTTTGTGACCGTGGGGAGCAACAAGAGCGGCACCGTCCGCTACGTCGGACCCGCGGATTTTGCCGACGGCGTCTGGGTCggcgtggagctggaggtgccgGCAG GAAAGAACGACGGCTCGGTGGCGGGCAAACACTACTTCCACTGTAACCCCGGTTACGGCGTGCTGGTGCGGCCGCACCGGGTCAGCCGGGCCGGCGGCAGCGGGGGCGCCAAGTGGCGGCGCCAGCAGCAGAAGCGGCGCACCGCCAACCTGTCGGGCTCCAGCCCCAACCTGGCGGCGCTCACCGCTCTGGCCAAAGGCggcgaggggggcggggcttcgagCGGCCGGCAGAAAGGAGAGGACCGCAAGTCGTGGAACAGTTGA